The DNA region TGTCGACGTCGCGACCGGAGCTGAGAGCACCGTGTCGGCGCAGTACCTAGTGGGTAGTGACGGGGCGCGGAGCACTGTGCGGAAGCTCTCCGGTATCGGCTTCCCCGGCAACACCGACCACCACATCGTGGACCGCACAGCCCTGATCGCACCAACTGAGCAGCTGACGCCCGCCGGCCCCGGGAAAGTGCATGTTGCGGGTCTGGGAGAGATCGCGGAGAGCTTCCACCGCACTGAAACCGGCGTCGTCACCATCGCCCTCCGTGACCCGGAGCACCCGCTGGTCTACACCGCGGAATGGGAGGACCAGCCTGACCGCAGCTTCCCCGGTGAGGGAGCAGCCATGACATTGACCGAGATGGAGGACAGCCTTGAGCGCGTCCTCGGCGTCCGCCTCGACCTCCACGCGCCGGCCGACGGTGAGCCGACGTTGCTGCGCCGTCTGACCGGTCGGAACACCCGCGTCGCGGACCGCTACCGCGACCGGCGGATCTTCCTCCTCGGCGATGCCGCACACGTGCACTCCGCCGCAGGCGGACCCGGCCTGAACCTCGCGCTTCAAGACGCGGCGAACCTCGCCTGGAAACTCGCCGCCAGCCTCCACGGCTGGGCCCCCGCGGGCTTGCTCGATACCTACGAGACAGAGCGCCGCCCGCTCGGACAACGCGTCTTCATGCAGACCCAAGCGCAGACCGCGCTCATGGCGCCCGGCTCGGATGTCACAGCCCTCCGCGACCTCTTCGCCGAGATGCTCGCCGACACGACCACCGTGCAGCGCGTCGCAGATCTCCTCGCCGGCTCGGACGTCCGCTACGACATGGGCCCCGCGAACCCCGACGGCCCCACCGGATGGTTTGCGCCGTCAACACAGGTCGAACTCGCCGACGGGACCATCCGCAGAATCCCGGAACTGCTCCGCACCGCCCACCCCATCCTGCTCGACGTGACCGGCGCACACCAAGTCACCGTCGCCCCATGGAACGACCGCGTCGACTACGTGCCGCTGGCCACAACGCACGAACAGACCTCAATGCTGATCCGACCCGACGGATTCATCGCCTGGTCCCACACCGACCCCGCCTCCCTCACAGAGGCACTCTCCGCCTGGTTCGGAACACCCGAACACGGCTCTACCGGAACGGTGTAAAGCGTGAACCTCGACGTGATCGGAGCCGCGATCGTCTCGATCAGCGGCGCGCTCTTCGCGACCGCTTCGATCTGGTGTCTGATCGGTCTTTTCCTCAAAACACGAGCAAAGCCTGTGCTCCCAGCAGCTTCCAGAGCCCACCTGTTCACGTCGGCATTGACGGTCTTCGCCGGGCTCGTGGTCCACATCATCGGCTTCTTCCCCGAAGCCTTCGTGCTCATCTACGCGGGTGCAACGTCAACGCTTGTCGCCGTCTTCGTCGCACGTACGACGGAACGCACTACTCCCCGCCGGGTCACGGGACCAGCACTACTCACGGCAAGCGGGATCGTCGCGCTCACCATCGGGCTGCTCATCTGACCGCTAAACAGTCCCAGGTGGGCGAAAGTACGTGCGCAAGAACGTGCCATTCAGCGTGCTCACCTACAGTGAGGCCGACGGACCCGGCCCGGCTTGAACGGGCAGCCACCCTCGCCGTGCTGCGGGCAGCACGCACCCTTACCGGATAGATGCGCTTTGTGCGGGTTCACGGCGAGAACAGCGCCTCGGAGACGAGGCGCCTGGTGCGAGCGGATTCCGACTCCGTCCCGTCATCCGTGCGTCAGCGCGGCCGGCGCCACGTGATCACGTACCGCCACAGCGGGTGTCGGCGGTACTCGGACCCCATCAGGACCGCATGCACGATGTGCTGGACCTGGGCGTACGAATGCGGTGGCGGCCAGCACGTCGGCGCGGAGTGCTCCCAGTAACCGCGCCGCCACGAGAACCAACGATGCTGGGCGACACCCGCCACCCCGAGCACGTGATCACGCAGCCGGGTGGGCTTCGCGAGTCCGACGACCACCAGGGCGCCACCTGGCGCCGTGAGGTCTGCGAGCCGCGCAAGCCCGGCTGACAGGTCCGGCAGGTGGTGCACCGTCGCGACCGAGGCCACCACGTCGAACTGCTGACCGAAGTCGTGTCTCATCACGTCACCGTGCAGCCAGTGGATCCCGGTGTCGGCGTTCGCAGTGCGGGTGGCGCGCAGAACGTCCGCGTCCAGGTCGATCGCCGTGACGTCGAACCCCGCGTCGTACAGGTCACGGGCGAGCAGACCGTTGCCGGTCCCGACGTCCAGAGCGGTGCTCGCCCCGTCCGGCACGGCGTCGAGCACCCGGGCGTGGAAGTGCGTGTTGTGGTTCCAGCGCCGCTCCGGACTCGGGACGTCCTGGGTCACGGGCTGCTGGACTGCGGCACGGTCCAGGTTCCGCGCAGGGTGGTCAGCAAGTGGTCGATGTTCCGCAGTGCCCGTCGGGTCTCCCAGACGGAGTACGCGCACATCCCCATGAACAACACCAGGATCGCCCACCAGAACGGACTGACCGTCAGAGCTGCCCAGACCGAGAAGGCCGCGAAGACGACGACCATGATCGGGACGATGACCCGGTTGTTCCGGTAGCGCTTGCGGGTCGACTCGAGCTCGCGGGTCCACACGACGTGGTCGACGTCGTCCGGCAGCTCTCCGGTGCGGACGGCGCGTTGGATGGCGGCTGCGGTCTCCGTTCCGCCAGCTCGACGCCGGCGGTAGGCGATGAGGAAGCCGAAGAAGATCGTCATGAGGACGGCGTAGAAGAGCGACGCGATCGCGCGGGCGGCCAAACCGCCGCCGTCGGGGTTCGACGCCAGACCGATGGCGAAGTACAGTCCACCGACCAGGACGAACACGATGGGCAGCAGTGCCGGCAGCGGGAGTCGTCGAAAGCGGTCCACGGTGTCTCCTCGTCGAATGTTCGAGTGGTCCTCGGTTCCTCCACCATGCCGACGGTGCCCGGGAGGCACCTGAGCGGGCAGCCGCACTCATCGAGTGAGCAGAAGACGTCGGGTCCCGCGCGGGACCCGACGTCTTCTGCTCACTCGATGCGGCGCGCCTAGGGTGGGCGGGTGATGGACGACGGGCGCGCACGGGCAGCACTGGCGGAGGTCGCGGCGGCCGGGTGGGGCGACGCCGAGCCGCTCGTCGAACCCGGCGGCACGGCCACCCCGCGGCACGCCGCCGTCCTGATGCTCTTCGGCGCGCTCGACCGCACCCCCGGCGACCGCCCTGCCCTCGCCGCCGACGTCCCACGCGACCTGGACGTCCTGCTGCTCGCGCGTGCCACGACCCTGCGCGCGCACCCGGGCGAGGTCGCGTTCCCCGGCGGACGGATCGACCCGGGCGATGCCGACCCCGTCGCCGCTGCCCTCCGCGAAGCACACGAGGAGACCGGGCTCGACCCGACGGGCGTCGAGGTCCTCGGCACGCTGCCCGCGGTGCCGCTGGCGTTCTCGAACCACCTGGTGCGCCCGGTGTTGGGGTGGTGGCGCGAGCCGTCTCCGATCCGGGTCGTCGACGAGCGCGAGTCGGCCGCGGTGTTCCGGGTCCCCGTGGCGGACCTGCTCGACCCGGCGAACCGCGGGGTCACGGTGATCCGACGCGGTGGTCAGGAGTGGCGCGGGCCGGGCTTCACCGTCGATGCGGAGCACGGCGACGACGACGACCACGACGACCACCTGGTGTGGGGGTTCACCGCGATGCTGCTGGATGCGCTGTTCGACCGGCTCGGGTGGACCGAGAACTGGGATCGGGAGCGGGAACTGCCGCTCGATCGTCGACACTGATCCGGTCGGCACCGCCCAGCGGGAACGACAGTGGGTCGGCACGGACCGCGTCCACCGCGTGGGCGACGGCCCCGATGACGACGACGTCGCCGCCGAGCGTCGACGCCACCAGGTCGGGCACGGGGTCGAAGTGCCAGCCGTCGAGCAGGGCACGAGCCCGGTCGATGACGGCGACCGCAGGCTGGGCGATCGCACCCGCAACCACCACGCGGTCGATGTCGAGCAGACTGGCGAGCAGGACGCAGACGCGGGCCAGTCGGTCGCCGAGGCGGTCGACGATCGCCAGCGCCACGGTGTCGCCGTCCTGCGCCGCGCGGAACACGGCGGAGGCGCCGGCGTCCACCGCGAGCGGGCTGCCCGGCCGCACCTCGCCCGCAGCGACGGCCTCGGCGACCAGCGTCCGCGCCGTCGCGCCGATGCCGTCCGACGACCCGACTCCCTGGACGATGTCGAGCACACGCATCTCCCCCGCGCCGCCGTGGGCACCGCGGAGCAGCACACCGTCGACCACGAGGCCGCTGCCGAACCGCTCGCCGGAGAGCAGTGCGGCGAACGAGGCGTCCCCCGATGACGGCCGCTCGGCGAGCGCGGCGAGGTTCGCGTCGTTCTCGACCACGACGCGGCCGTGCGGGACGGCGTCGGCGAAACCCGGGTTCATCCGGTCCCAGAAGCCGCCGTCGTCCGGCGATGCCCCGCCGGCGTCGACCGGCGCGGGGATGCCGACCACGGTGACCAGGACGCGGGAGCGGTCGGCACCCGCGGCGGCGAGCGCGTCGTCCACGGTGTCGGCGAGGACTGCGAGCCGGACGGGGACCTCGAGCCCCGACTCACCGAGTGCTCCTTCGGCTCGACCGAGCACGGTGCCGCGCAGGTCGGCGACGATGGCGGTGACCCGGTGCTGTCCGGCGTCCACGCCGACGACGACGCCTGCGGCGGTGTCGAGTTCGTAGCGACGGGCGGGCCGACCGATCCGGTACTCCCCGGCGGCACGGGCGTCGTCGAGCTCGTGGAGCCAGCCGAGCCGGACGAGTTCCTCGCACGCGGCCAGCACGGTCGAGCGGGTCAGGCCGGTGGCGTCGATGGCCTCGGTCGCGGTGAAGGCGCCAGCGTCGAACGCGTGCGCGAGCAGTGTCTCGGCGCTCGTTCGACGGGGTGGCGGCATGCCGTGACCTTACCGCGCAGCGAGTTCCTTGCGTAATTAGATTTTGTCGCTAGATTTAGTCCCGCGGCCGGCATCGGAGCCGATCGCAGGACGGAACGGCAGGGCTGCCGGGTCCGGACGGACGGAGACGACGTGCAACCACACGCCACGACCAGGACGGCGGCATCGGTGAGCCGACGCTCGTTCCTGCTCGGAGCCGGCGGCATCGGAGCGGGCCTCGCGCTCGCCGGGTGCGCCCCGATCGGGTCCTCGAGCGCCAAGCCGGAGACCATCACGTTCTACGTCTCGAAGCCCGAGGTCATCGGGTACTTCGACGGCGTCATCGCGCAGTTCCACGACAGCCAGTCGAAGGTGCGGGTCGTCCGCGACTCGACCTCGAGCATGTCCGCGAACTTCGTCCGGAACCGGCCGCCGGACCTCGGCTGCTGGAACTACAACTTCTCGGTCGTGCCGTTCGTCGAGCACGGAGCCCTGACGGACCTCTCCGACCTGTCGCAGGCCGACACGATCAACCCGGACCTGTGGCCGCTCATGCAGCAGACCGCCGACTACCCGGGTCGCAAGAGCGCGCTGCCGTACTCGGTGACCGCCGCCTCGGTGATCTACAACAAGGCACTGTTCGCCGAGCACGGGCTCGAGGTGCCGACGACCTGGAGCGAGTTCGCCGATCTCTGCGGGCGCCTGCAGCAGGCCGGCATCGCCCCGATCTACGGGACGTTCAAGGACAACTGGACGATCGCGCAGGGCATGTTCGACTACACGGTCGGTGGTGCGATCGACACCCCGAAGACGTTCGACGCACTGCGACGCGAGGGCACGAGCGTCGGCAAGGACTCGTCGGTGTCGTTCGAGAAGGACCTGCGGACACCGATGGAACGCATGACCCAGCTGCGGGCATGGCACCAGGACGGTGCCGCCAGCCGCGGGTACGGCGACGGCAACCTCGCGTTCGCACAGGGCAAGGCCGCGATGTACCTGCAGGGGCCGTGGGCGCTCGGCGAGATCGCCAAGACGAACAAGGACATGGACCTCGGCACGTTCCCGCTGCCCGTCACCGACGACGCCGCGGACAACAAGGTGCGGGTGAACGTCGACCTGGCGCTCTGGATCCCGGAGGCGTCCCGCAAGCAGGAGGCCGCCCGCGAGTTCCTGACGTTCCTGATGCAGTCGAAGGTCAACGACAAGTACAACGCCGACAACAACGGCTTCGGTGTCCGCAAGGACGCTCCCCCGGCGTCGAACCCGGCGCTGACCGGCATGCAGTCGTACTACGACGACGCCGCCTTCTACCTCGGTGCGTCGCAGCTCATCCCCGCCGAGATCCCGGTCGCGAACTACGCGCAGTCGATCGCCTTCGGCGGCGACCCGCAGCGCCAGCTCCGCACCCTCGACGCCGACTGGGCGCGTCTCGCGCTCCGCACTGCCGCGTAAGGAGACGTCCCATGGCAACCACGACCACCGAAGCCATCACGACGGCGGACCGCCGCCGACGGGGCGGAGCCGCCCCGGGCCTCCAGTCCGTCACCCACAAGCGGAAGCGGATCGAACCGCTCTTCCTCGCCTTCTTGCTCCCCACCCTGCTGCTCTTCACGCTCGCCATCACGCTGCCGGCCGTGATGGGCATCGTGCTCAGCTTCACGAACTCCGTCGGCTTCGGTGAGTTCCGCTTCATCGGACTCACGAACTACGTCGCGGTGTTCTCCGACCCCGCGATCCTGCAGGCGTACCTGTTCACCCTCGGGTTCTCACTCGTCACCGTGATCGTCGTGAACGCGGTCGCGTTCCTGCTCGCCATCGCCCTGACCTCGAAGATCCGCGGCAAGATCGCCCTCCGCGCGGTGTTCGTGCTGCCGATGGTCATCTCGGGCATCGTCATCGCGTACGTGTTCTCGTTCCTGTTCGCGAACAGCCTGCCGGCCCTGGCCAGTGCCATCGGATTCGGTCCGCTCGAGCAGAGCATCCTGGCGAACCCCGACCTGGCGTGGGTCGCCATCGTGATCGTCACCGCGTGGCAGGCGATCCCGTCGACGCTCCTCATCTACATCGCCGGGGTGCTGTCCATCCCCGGCGAGGTCTACGAGGCAGCGGCCCTCGACGGCGCGAGCGCGTGGCGTCAGCTGATCTCGATCACCGCGCCGCTGACGGCCGGCTACATCCTGATCAACCTGGTGATCGGGTTCAAGAACTTCCTGAACTCGTACGACATCATCGTCGGCCTGACCGACGGTGGCCCCGGCACCTCGACCACGAGCGTCGCGATGTCGATCTTCAAGGGCTTCAACGGCGGCGACTACGCCTACCAGATGGCCAACGCCACGATCTTCTTCATCATCGCGGTCGTCATCGCCGTGATCCAGCTGCGGGCGACCCGCGGGAAGGCAGCGCTCTGATGACCATCCAGACACCCCTCCGTCCGGGGACGACGAAGACGGGCAGCATCAGATCGGTCGACGCCGACCGGACCGCCGGCCGCCGGGGCGGCCGGTCCAACTGGCCCGTCACCGTCGTCCTCGTGCTCTGCGCGCTCTCGATCCTGGTGCCGCTCTACGTCACCCTGACGATGGCGTTCAAGACGACCGGCCAGGCCGTCGACGGCAACGCGTTCTCGCTGCCGGCACCGTTCAGTGTCGACGGATTCGTGCAGGCGTGGGAGCTCACCGACTTCCCGCGGGCGTTCGGCGTCTCGGTGCTCGTCGCCGCGATCACCGTCGTCGGCACGATCCTGCTCGCGTCGTTCACGGCGTTCGCGATCGCCCGGAACTGGGACCGTCGGCTGTTCCGCTGGTCGTTCTTCTACCTGCTCGCCGCCATGTTCCTGCCGTTCCCGGTGCTCGCGCTGTCGCAGGTGAAGCTCACCGGCCTCGCACACCTGGACAACCCGTTCGGCGTCGCGCTGCTGCACGTCATGTTCCAGCTGTCGTTCAGCGTGCTGCTGTTCACCGCGTTCCTGCGGTCGATCCCGGCCGAGCTCGAGGAGAGCGCTCGCATCGACGGCGCGAGCACCGGCCAGGTGTTCTGGCGGCTCGTGTTCCCGCTGCTGGCACCGATGAGCGCGACCGTCGGCATCTTCGCGTTCCTGGCGTCGTGGAACGACTTCGTGATGCCGTCGCTGATCACCTCGGACCCGGCGTTGCAGACCCTGCCGGTGCTGCAGCAGATGTTCCAGACCCAGTTCAGCAACAACTACAACGTGTCGTTCGCCTCGTACCTGATGGCGATGGCCCCGGCGATCATCGTCTACCTCGTCACCCAGCGATGGGTGATGGCCGGTGTGACCCAGGGCGCCATCAAGTGAGCAAGACGACCGACCCGGCCGGTACGACCGAACCGACCGACACCGCCACGAACATCGAAAGGCCCGTCGTGACCGACACCCTCGCCCAGCCCGCCACCACCAGCGCCGACGAGACCTGGTGGCGCCAGGCGAGCGTCTACCAGATCTACCCCCGCTCCTTCGCGGACGCGAACGGCGACGGCATCGGCGACCTGCCCGGCATCACCGAACGCGTGCCGTACCTGGCGTCGCTCGGTGTCGAGGCCGTCTGGCTCAGCCCGTTCTACCCGTCCGCCCTCGCCGACGGCGGCTACGACGTCGACGACTACCGCGACGTCGACCCGAAGCTCGGCACGCTCGACGACTTCGACCGGATGGTCGAGGCGCTGCACGCCGCCGGCATCCGGGTGATCGTCGACGTGGTGCCGAACCACACGAGCGACCGGCACGAGTGGTTCCGCGAGGCCCTCGCCGCGCCGAAGGGCTCCCCCGCCCGCGACCGCTACGTCTTCCGCGACGGCACCGGGCCGTCCGGCGAACAGGCTCCGGCCGACTGGATCTCGATCTTCGGCGGCCCGGCGTGGACCGCGGTCGGCGACGGCCAGTGGTACCTGCACTCCTTCGCCAAGGAGCAGCCCGACCTCAACTGGGCGAACCGCGAGGTCCGCGACGACTTCCTGCACACCCTGCGCTTCTGGTCGGACCGCGGCGTCGACGGCTTCCGCATCGACGTCGCCCACGGGCTCGCGAAGGACCTGCCGTCCGGGGCCCTGCCGACCTGGGAGGAGCTCGCAGAGATCC from Curtobacterium sp. MCJR17_020 includes:
- a CDS encoding FAD-dependent monooxygenase, with the translated sequence MYDVVIVGGGPVGIFAACELKLAGANPLVLERLPGINQWDKAHGLTGQVVRLLDHRGLFERCAGTAVPEPAPGFFFGALPLPLHMLGDRNPMYLLHINQRDLERVLNDRAAELGVEIRRGVEMRSFTQHDDSVTVDVVDVATGAESTVSAQYLVGSDGARSTVRKLSGIGFPGNTDHHIVDRTALIAPTEQLTPAGPGKVHVAGLGEIAESFHRTETGVVTIALRDPEHPLVYTAEWEDQPDRSFPGEGAAMTLTEMEDSLERVLGVRLDLHAPADGEPTLLRRLTGRNTRVADRYRDRRIFLLGDAAHVHSAAGGPGLNLALQDAANLAWKLAASLHGWAPAGLLDTYETERRPLGQRVFMQTQAQTALMAPGSDVTALRDLFAEMLADTTTVQRVADLLAGSDVRYDMGPANPDGPTGWFAPSTQVELADGTIRRIPELLRTAHPILLDVTGAHQVTVAPWNDRVDYVPLATTHEQTSMLIRPDGFIAWSHTDPASLTEALSAWFGTPEHGSTGTV
- a CDS encoding class I SAM-dependent methyltransferase, which encodes MTQDVPSPERRWNHNTHFHARVLDAVPDGASTALDVGTGNGLLARDLYDAGFDVTAIDLDADVLRATRTANADTGIHWLHGDVMRHDFGQQFDVVASVATVHHLPDLSAGLARLADLTAPGGALVVVGLAKPTRLRDHVLGVAGVAQHRWFSWRRGYWEHSAPTCWPPPHSYAQVQHIVHAVLMGSEYRRHPLWRYVITWRRPR
- a CDS encoding CoA pyrophosphatase, with protein sequence MDDGRARAALAEVAAAGWGDAEPLVEPGGTATPRHAAVLMLFGALDRTPGDRPALAADVPRDLDVLLLARATTLRAHPGEVAFPGGRIDPGDADPVAAALREAHEETGLDPTGVEVLGTLPAVPLAFSNHLVRPVLGWWREPSPIRVVDERESAAVFRVPVADLLDPANRGVTVIRRGGQEWRGPGFTVDAEHGDDDDHDDHLVWGFTAMLLDALFDRLGWTENWDRERELPLDRRH
- a CDS encoding ROK family protein; protein product: MPPPRRTSAETLLAHAFDAGAFTATEAIDATGLTRSTVLAACEELVRLGWLHELDDARAAGEYRIGRPARRYELDTAAGVVVGVDAGQHRVTAIVADLRGTVLGRAEGALGESGLEVPVRLAVLADTVDDALAAAGADRSRVLVTVVGIPAPVDAGGASPDDGGFWDRMNPGFADAVPHGRVVVENDANLAALAERPSSGDASFAALLSGERFGSGLVVDGVLLRGAHGGAGEMRVLDIVQGVGSSDGIGATARTLVAEAVAAGEVRPGSPLAVDAGASAVFRAAQDGDTVALAIVDRLGDRLARVCVLLASLLDIDRVVVAGAIAQPAVAVIDRARALLDGWHFDPVPDLVASTLGGDVVVIGAVAHAVDAVRADPLSFPLGGADRISVDDRAAVPAPDPSSRSTRAGRTAHPAASR
- a CDS encoding extracellular solute-binding protein codes for the protein MQPHATTRTAASVSRRSFLLGAGGIGAGLALAGCAPIGSSSAKPETITFYVSKPEVIGYFDGVIAQFHDSQSKVRVVRDSTSSMSANFVRNRPPDLGCWNYNFSVVPFVEHGALTDLSDLSQADTINPDLWPLMQQTADYPGRKSALPYSVTAASVIYNKALFAEHGLEVPTTWSEFADLCGRLQQAGIAPIYGTFKDNWTIAQGMFDYTVGGAIDTPKTFDALRREGTSVGKDSSVSFEKDLRTPMERMTQLRAWHQDGAASRGYGDGNLAFAQGKAAMYLQGPWALGEIAKTNKDMDLGTFPLPVTDDAADNKVRVNVDLALWIPEASRKQEAAREFLTFLMQSKVNDKYNADNNGFGVRKDAPPASNPALTGMQSYYDDAAFYLGASQLIPAEIPVANYAQSIAFGGDPQRQLRTLDADWARLALRTAA
- a CDS encoding sugar ABC transporter permease, whose product is MATTTTEAITTADRRRRGGAAPGLQSVTHKRKRIEPLFLAFLLPTLLLFTLAITLPAVMGIVLSFTNSVGFGEFRFIGLTNYVAVFSDPAILQAYLFTLGFSLVTVIVVNAVAFLLAIALTSKIRGKIALRAVFVLPMVISGIVIAYVFSFLFANSLPALASAIGFGPLEQSILANPDLAWVAIVIVTAWQAIPSTLLIYIAGVLSIPGEVYEAAALDGASAWRQLISITAPLTAGYILINLVIGFKNFLNSYDIIVGLTDGGPGTSTTSVAMSIFKGFNGGDYAYQMANATIFFIIAVVIAVIQLRATRGKAAL
- a CDS encoding carbohydrate ABC transporter permease, giving the protein MTIQTPLRPGTTKTGSIRSVDADRTAGRRGGRSNWPVTVVLVLCALSILVPLYVTLTMAFKTTGQAVDGNAFSLPAPFSVDGFVQAWELTDFPRAFGVSVLVAAITVVGTILLASFTAFAIARNWDRRLFRWSFFYLLAAMFLPFPVLALSQVKLTGLAHLDNPFGVALLHVMFQLSFSVLLFTAFLRSIPAELEESARIDGASTGQVFWRLVFPLLAPMSATVGIFAFLASWNDFVMPSLITSDPALQTLPVLQQMFQTQFSNNYNVSFASYLMAMAPAIIVYLVTQRWVMAGVTQGAIK